The Vigna radiata var. radiata cultivar VC1973A chromosome 6, Vradiata_ver6, whole genome shotgun sequence DNA segment AATTAATTCATAGTATACTAAGCACATCTTGAACTTTTTTTGTCTTCTAAACATTTGACATTTGACAGTTGCTTTTGTAAGAGAATGTTTTCAAATTTGGCAAGTAAGTTGGATAGAAGGTGGAGGATAATATAGTGAActaaagtgtatatatatatatattatacctaagttaagttatattaatttcaatacTAGTAAATATATTATCACTATATAAACCCCAGTTACAACTCAAGATTATGAATGATAGATTATACGTGATTATGTAAGTATTgaaatttttagttatattagattacaattttattacattatgtactttttaaaaaaaaattaatttagtttttgtcaTTGCTTatggttttttgttttgtattctttttaataGGCATGAAATTATTCTCTTACTTTATACatacatttattatataaaataagagaACTAATaactttctttaaatattttttgaatatattCTTATAAATGGATCCAGTATATAATTTTTGACAAGTGAACACTTAAATGTGCGCATTTTTCATAACTTGGGGTTTTCCTGAAATTTTTCCCCTTTCTAACCTCCGAAGACGCTGAAGCAAAACAGTCAATACAATGGTGTGATAGTGTTCATCCACTGCTGCTCTTACTCCACGCGGATTCGCTTCTCCGTCCATCGAACCAAACCGGTTCGGTTTAACCAACCGGTTCGGTGCTCTTCACTAGTTGCGCGCACACAAGAACCGAAATCCAGCTCGAGAAACGAGTGCATCATGCCTTTTATTTCCAGCATTCAGCGTCAAACCGATTTCAACCTCTTCGATTCCAACACTCCCATTGTCATAGACAATGGCGCCTCCTATTTCCGCATAGGGTATTATAACCCTAACTTTCTGTTTCTCTGGTTTAATTTCCCAATCGAATTCATCTAACTAGTTAAGACTCGTTCTTTTTTTCGTGAATTTTCAGTTGGGCCGGAGAGCCCGAACCTCGTGTTATTTTTCGCAACATTGTGCAAAGGCCACGCCATAAAGTAACCGGTACTGCTTTATTACCTTTTTCGTTCTTGCATAAGATGACTTGAGTTCTTGCTTTAAATGCTCATCGGGAGATTTCGCCTTTTGAGCGGTTTTAGCTGGTTCAAAGATAGCTGTTTTCCGTGGAGGATATCTGTGGtttctaaaaataactttttatttagcggcttagaattaattttgatattaacgTTTTTCTAgatcattttttctttcaatacaataaagagtcttttttttttttttttcatgcttttgtTTTCTTAGGGTATTGGACTAACGTTTTggctttaatatttatttatgtaaatttttgcTTTAGTGTTGTGTATTGTTTTCTTggataatctttaatttttcaaaaaaaataggTCCCGTATGTGTTTTTGTTTCTGCATTATTATCTATATTATATCTAACAATTTCTGTCCCAACATTGGTTCTTTTTGCTTGCCTACAATTATGTGGTGTGGTGAATACTTGTTATTTCACACAGGAGAGACAGTCACCATTGTGGGTGACCATGATCCTGCCTTACTGAAATACTTTGACTGCACTCGCTCTGGGCCACGTTCTGCGTTTGACAATAATGTTGTCTACCAGTTTGAAACGATGGAATACGTAAATTTCCTCTTGTCTCATGTTTAACTTTTGCGCttcattattttagaaaaacctGTTGAGATAGCAtactgacattttttttttcttttttcacacaTAGATTCTTGATTTTGGATTTGACCGGATGGGTGCAACTACTGAGGTATGGAAATAGGTGAAGtagtgtttcatttttttttttttttatgttccttCAAGCTGTTAGTTTTGTCTTTTCTTCCTTGGTGTATTTAGTGTTGTTGATACTACTAAATCCAGTGTGCTAGTTACTGAACATAATGTCCTTGAGTTGGTACATAGTGGCTCTTTCGTTTAATAAGTATACGTTCTTTTCCTGCATTTGGTTAATTTAACTTACTCTTTCTAATTTAATGTCTATCTCTTGAACAGATTGATCATCCTGTCCTGATCACCGAATGTGTATGCAACCCAGTTCAATCTCGTAGTAAAATGGCAGAACTTCTTTTTGAGACTTACGGAGTTCCATCAATTGGTACTGATACTTAGCAACCTGcagacaaaagaaaaacttcatATTTAACTAGCGATTTTCAGTAGAAAACTGATTCAATACAAAATTCTTTAGTACCCTGTTTTTTTCACATGATTGTTACTGGTTTTTCTCATTAGGGATGTATGTCTGGAATTTTTTGCTAGATGTTGTGTGTGTAATTTGCTTCCAAAAGTTAGTTGAGTTTCTGTGTTCTGGCAGCTTTTGGTGTTGACGTGGCATTCAGCTACAAATACAATCAACAACAAGGAATTTGTGCTAAAGACGGTCTTGCTTTGTGTCCTGGATTCAACACAACCCATGTGATTCCGgtattgtttttatcttatttactGAATTAAAGGATCTTATATGTCAATGAAATGAGTTTGTCATTTCTGTTGCAGAATATTGTAAATCATCCACCTGAGCATGGTTAAATTTGTAAATAGGATCTCATTGTATACTATGACCAACTTTGTAATTATAGTAGTCAGTTTTATCAATCTACTTGCAGTTACTCTTCAGATTGTCTTTTGTCTAGAGGTTGATATAATGTGGAgacaattcttttattttgtcacATATATTAAGTAACAGTTGCATaccacatttttttattcaatatatctCATTTGCTCTTTTTTGCTACAGTAGCTAACTTCCTAGAATTATGTCTACCATACTAGTGTTAATAATCTGTATAATTACTTTTCAAGGTAGCTTggtaatattaacaattattgATATGCACCAAAACTGGAAATTCTTCATATGGtcttttttaaagttttgaagtagataagttaaaataaatgtaatctTATCCTTGTAAAAGAGGGTACGGGCAGTTGAAAACCAGTTTTATGGAGGATATGGGATGGAACCTCAAATatgggaatggaagagggatcTCCCACTAAGTGGCACTTCCCTTGTAATCAGTTAAATCCAAAGTAATTATAGTTATGAATTAAAGGAATCAAATCATTGTAAGAACATCACCATGGAATATGAATCTCCTCTTAGCTTGGTGTTCATGAGCATGGTTCAAGAATGGGTATGAAACCACTTTCATTCAAGCTTGACTCAGATTCAAAGAGCGCAACAAATGAAAAGctctttaaaagtaaaagaaaaccaGAGATGGAATTGGAAGGGATGAAGAATCATGCCATTTTAGTAGACTCAAGATAAGTTAAGGGAAGAATCCTGCCACTGAGTATATTGAAGATAAGTGAAGTGAATCACCACTTTAATTCCTAGAAACTGAAGATAGAACTTCAGAAGGGAGAGGCAGACCCTCAAGAAGACTCACAAGTCTCAATTTCTCagaaatttcactttttttatttgtaatcaGTGACACACAGGTGCCTTGGATTGGATAGGCATCGTACTTGCCTATTACAAGATCTAGAATATTCCTACTCTTCTCATGTGCTACCTTGATGTCTAAAAGTCCTAGAATATTCTCTTAACTGGTGCACTTAGCTTCACATCTTGGATCATGCTTTCCTTGCTTGTGTTATGCGTTTGGATAAGTTCTAGATCCTCCTTGACTTGGTGCTTTCCGTGCTCTCCTTGACACTtatcttcactccttggagcaTGCTTTCCATGCCATGCTCCTTTGTGGCACACTCCAAACCTAGAGTTTCTTTAGCATTTATTCCTTGCGTTGAACAGTGATGTGTCCTCGGATAGAGCCTTCAATTGATATTTGTAGATTACGGTCCAacaaaatatctatatattCAACTtacaacacaattaaaaatcCTATTATACAATTACAATCGAAGTAAAACAACAGGTCCTAAGCCTTTGGAATCCATGAATAAAGACATTTCTATGAGAACAAAGGTTCTTGGTCATGCTTTGTGTAATTCTTTTAGAACTTTCtcgctccttttcttcttccttattAGTGCACTCATCAATTTTCCCTTGtagggagaagaaaaaaaatatattaaaatttataaatagcataaaaatatattctcaaatttaaattttttcaatattgtaataaataagaaatcCACTGGGCATGTGATTGAAAGATTGTgcctattgttgatattatttGTTTGCATATTTCAGTTTGTAGACGGGGAGCCTGTGTATGAAGGATGCTGTCGTACTAATGTTGGTGGATTTCATGTGACTAATCATTTGAAGCAACTCCTTTCACTTAAATATCCATATCATTTGTGCGTATCAAATCATTCGGGTTCTTCGACTAGTTAAATGAATGTTAAATTTGGGCAATGTTTTAGAATTTATTGAATGACCAATGCAGGACTAGATTTACATGGGAAAAGGTTGAAGACCTGAAGATGGAACATTGTTACATTGCATCAAATTATGCCTCGGAAGCTAGTTTGTTTCAGGTATATGTATGGATTCTTTTTCGTGCATGTATGGATTCTTTTTCCTGTTCGACTAAGTTCCTTTATTGCCTCTAAAACACCTTGAATGATCTTAATAATAGAAAGAACCTGAGCAAGCCGAAGCAAAAACCAGATGTTGGCAACTCCCTTGGGTTCCACCGCCTACAGACGAACCTCCTTCTGAGGAAGAAATCGCAAGAAAGGCAGCAATTAAAGAGAAACAAGGTCAAAGGCTTCGAGAAATGGCTGAGGCAAAGAGGTCTTCTAAAATTAATGAACTGGAAAATGAATTGCATGGTTTGGAGTTTCTTTTACATCAGCTTGAACAAGTGGATGAGAGTGAGGTACTATCATTCCTGTCAGAAACTGGCTATGTCAATAGGCAGGAGATAGAGTCTGCACGAAATAAGGTTATGCAATCATTACGGAAAGCAAAAGGTGAACCAAAGAATGAGCAAGCTGAAACTGAAAAGGACGATCTTGGCACTAGCGAGAAGTATTCTCTTATAAATATTCCTGACGACATGTTGACTGA contains these protein-coding regions:
- the LOC106765309 gene encoding actin-related protein 5, with amino-acid sequence MPFISSIQRQTDFNLFDSNTPIVIDNGASYFRIGWAGEPEPRVIFRNIVQRPRHKVTGETVTIVGDHDPALLKYFDCTRSGPRSAFDNNVVYQFETMEYILDFGFDRMGATTEIDHPVLITECVCNPVQSRSKMAELLFETYGVPSIAFGVDVAFSYKYNQQQGICAKDGLALCPGFNTTHVIPFVDGEPVYEGCCRTNVGGFHVTNHLKQLLSLKYPYHLTRFTWEKVEDLKMEHCYIASNYASEASLFQKEPEQAEAKTRCWQLPWVPPPTDEPPSEEEIARKAAIKEKQGQRLREMAEAKRSSKINELENELHGLEFLLHQLEQVDESEVLSFLSETGYVNRQEIESARNKVMQSLRKAKGEPKNEQAETEKDDLGTSEKYSLINIPDDMLTEEQLNEKKKQLSLKSMADGRQRLKQKRYEEELERERKQQLEEEKRLENPDLYLEQLHAKYKDLSERVDQQKRLKTNGGHSNTNNVSGGIGRGERLNAAQRERMRLLTTAAFDRGKGEDTFGARDEDWQLYKLMSKDYGNDDDEEPDEDETELARISSRLQDLDPTFIPKLEAGTSQPAEVPRMRPLTKEDFQIVLGVERFRCPEILFNPNWIGVDQVGLDEMADVSIRRLPYKDETLEQRLTSSILVTGGSSLFPGIVERLEAGIRMIRPCGSPIKIVRALDPVMDAWRGAATFASDSQFHMQTFNRQDYYEKGEDWLRRYQLRYTL